A genomic stretch from Diachasmimorpha longicaudata isolate KC_UGA_2023 chromosome 2, iyDiaLong2, whole genome shotgun sequence includes:
- the LOC135159797 gene encoding inactive rhomboid protein 1 isoform X4, producing MPTDDDYGRREPLLLHQHSTSQFGATPLYPGSGSNPGNSNSPSITSIQSSTSNSSADVGALQSCYHKQPEPRILSSVCANHSYDPKCTIITSNSSPNNSNDRQISGNSGDYGGHKMDYEKSMDSQQQKLDDISRTVQSCCERYGIPSHQDRYNQSLSSTSTTNNHQYSGQQQAILQNDPPRYPQTLPNDQRLSSSTDRYSTEITSTTVSKSTTTGEYANTGVLALSTTSKLFSPESFPSPPSPAPANDCFIPPPPLSPSPNDKYASTQSLANYTPNDCIVPNSPNPRDRYGTAPASPMLKDRFSSSDRLMVSSAGSSHDTRDHHQRFSTSSERLLSTGSPVQIAHQRDGGGHFQTPSSIKDVNRYTMSTEKLVSSSPIHAPVPERFAGKSNDRFITDSPMHERYQRQESSALHHDKYSTLTTCERYLSSSPNPEGAHQRYASTERILSGASDTQQSRRYTSDRTGDCQKYSARGERCSNSSSPIPDARDYPCRYAGFQDVSSQSRYSLDRFNDLALQRYTQSSRSNDRFNERAYLSSSSPSTHDGRLASEPGRYPSASTERLLVSSSPSSSENSRYHSLYSTSAQPATDRFIQQSPTPDVSTIRNYQNQNSKNDKFIQVSKSVSSYDRYQLTNPDHYDRCNQERGYSMDRYNSSTNTIDRYQKNDQRYHGNIERYSPIRTMGDKYLSLPKPKDIFSTGRIGTSSSPVNTGNDPRNYSGGNASGVSYVPPHAHTPVERYVPQPPPEILYPDRYVDRYIPSAVHTPTDRYVPAADPGDPYMRRDLGFHHHYRLPPPGYPYHQTNFRFRGFAYASPGRISGSPGSSSSSSSTSAQREFSTSPLLRPKVRASTIEFTSSGRSSHTCCDGSNGQKNCCQVRRSLPPPLPSIPSNQSAHSSWQQSPSSGTTGTSTISSSGADGESSQSIGMYAVGNTNSVTTTDKPITTVPTISPSVPSATNAASTAISTSSLAITRSVSAPAGPRPTVEPCNSSSSAGCVGQKPRLKRHMSRTEAIKNYIKKETATFFGVDEETESLERQRWLDRRRRMASRKYGALLPEHKPVDPDITKDIPDSTEIPENITLRRWQQPVRRKDSVARMTLSGLHYVVETLTRQRPQERSEPQPESRSFPPSVISSFPPTDGITSDNDEHNAVGDEEEEAFFQRPPAPPPPPPPPLPSATPHQQSQVSLESGIGDALKNEDMSRTEADHIDSGSRTVESTSGGGEFARFASPKKEGPCIEAPDPRRVRSIAKDHYTSRSGQSGRIDGEATSQQQDESVILRRDITGGTRISSSTIDRVFDNSNRRQYGMGIVGRFLGRSFRKSIAHKPHVRKQLDDIEDHRPFFTYWITTVQILVMIISLICYGFGPVGFDIKHRSGLVLVTSLSLQQVDYQEPANFWIGPRAADLIHLGAKFAPCMRRDLKILKEIDVWRERERDTACCIRNDDSGCVQSSKADCSIRGMRSTLANTISTWKKWVPGDSGPGGRISGSVCGLDPKFCDAPASIAPYEWPDDITKWPICRKMNPFSQRFRSNNGHPPSNSNFPVGRYKDKMAEHMVCEVIGHPCCIGIHGMCRITTKEYCDFVHGYFHEEASLCSQVECLHDVCGMIPFLHPEWPDQFYRLFTTTFLHAGILHLAITLLVQYYLMRDLEKLTGSLRIALIYFTGALAGNLASAIFIPYRAEVGPAGAHFALLATLVVEVLNSWPMLRHPRRALSKLIMILAGLLILGILPWVDNYAHLFGFIFGFLAAYALMPFITFGHYDRRRKVILIWVCLAVILSLFALLIALFYNIPVYECEVCKLFNCIPFTRDFCASQNINFKREEPV from the exons ATGCCGACAGACGACGACTATGGCCGAAGAGAACCTCTCCTGTTGCATCAGCACTCTACCTCACAATTCGGAGCAACCCCGTTGTACCCCGGATCAGGAAGTAACCCCGGTAATTCCAATTCTCCGAGTATTACAAGTATACAAAGTAGTACCAGTAACAGCAGTGCTGACGTTGGAGCTCTACAAAGTTGTTATCACAAACAGCCAGAGCCCCGAATTCTTTCCTCTGTTTGCGCTAATCACAGTTACGACCCAAAATGTACAATTATCACTAGCAACAGTAGCCCTAACAATAGCAATGATCGCCAAATCTCTGGAAATTCTGGTGACTATGGCGGCCACAAGATGGactatgaaaaatcaatggacaGTCAGCAGCAGAAACTCGATGATATATCAAGAACAGTGCAGTCGTGCTGTGAGAGATACGGAATACCCTCCCACCAGGATAGATACAATCAGTCTTTATCGTCCACATCAACCACTAATAATCATCAGTATTCAGGGCAGCAGCAAGCAATCCTGCAGAACGACCCTCCCAGATATCCCCAAACGTTGCCAAACGATCAGAGACTATCATCCTCGACTGATCGTTATTCGACTGAAATTACATCGACAACGGTATCAAAGAGTACAACAACTGGTGAATATGCAAATACTGGTGTACTTGCCCTATCAACAACGAGTAAACTCTTCTCACCAGAGAGCTTTCCATCCCCACCATCACCAGCCCCAGCCAATGATTGCTTTATACCACCACCTCCACTATCTCCAAGCCCAAATGACAAATATGCATCAACTCAAAGTCTTGCTAATTACACGCCCAATGATTGCATTGTGCCGAACTCACCCAATCCTCGAGATCGATACGGTACAGCGCCAGCTTCACCAATGCTTAAGGACAGATTTTCATCGTCAGATAGGCTCATGGTGTCCTCTGCTGGTTCTTCACACGATACCCGAGATCATCATCAACGATTTAGCACATCTAGTGAGCGTCTCTTGTCCACTGGATCACCTGTACAAATTGCTCATCAACGTGATGGTGGTGGACACTTTCAGACACCAAGTAGTATCAAAGACGTCAATAGGTATACAATGTCAACCGAGAAATTGGTGTCATCGTCACCGATTCATGCACCAGTGCCTGAAAGATTTGCGGGCAAGTCCAACGACAGATTCATCACTGATTCGCCAATGCATGAACGTTACCAGAGACAAGAGTCATCGGCTCTTCATCACGACAAATACTCGACACTTACCACGTGTGAGAGGTATTTATCGAGCTCACCGAACCCTGAAGGGGCTCATCAGAGGTATGCCTCAACGGAGAGAATACTCTCTGGCGCCTCAGATACCCAACAGTCGAGGAGGTACACATCGGATAGGACAGGCGACTGTCAGAAGTATTCGGCGAGGGGTGAACGTTGCTCAAACTCTAGCTCACCGATACCAGACGCCAGGGATTATCCTTGCAGGTACGCTGGCTTCCAGGATGTCTCGAGTCAGTCTAGATACTCGTTGGATCGGTTCAATGACCTTGCGCTTCAACGTTATACCCAGTCATCGAGATCCAATGACAG ATTCAACGAACGTGCATATTTATCGAGTTCTTCGCCCTCCACCCACGACGGAAGACTCGCATCAGAGCCAGGAAGATACCCATCAGCCTCCACGGAGCGCCTCCTCGTGTCATCCTCCCCTTCATCCTCCGAGAACAGTAGATACCACAGTCTGTATTCCACCTCAGCTCAGCCCGCAACCGATCGTTTCATCCAACAATCACCAACTCCCGACGTCAGTACAATTCGCAACTATCAAAATCAAAACTCAAAAAACGACAAATTTATTCAGGTATCAAAATCTGTATCGAGTTACGATCGTTATCAGCTCACAAATCCCGATCACTATGATCGCTGCAACCAAGAACGTGGGTATTCAATGGATCGTTACAATAGCTCAACAAATACAATCGATAGATACCAGAAGAACGATCAAAGGTACCATGGAAATATTGAGCGTTACTCTCCTATTCGTACTATGGGGGACAAGTATCTGTCATTACCAAAACCAAAGGATATATTCTCGACTGGTAGAATAGGCACTTCGTCCTCACCAGTTAATACAGGAAATGATCCCAGGAATTACAGCGGTGGTAATGCTTCGGGTGTCAGTTATGTGCCACCACATGCCCACACACCAGTCGAGAGATATGTACCCCAGCCACCCCCTGAGATATTGTACCCTGATAGGTACGTGGACAGGTACATTCCATCGGCTGTGCACACACCAACCGATCGTTATGTACCAGCTGCGGATCCTGGCGATCCATACATGCGACGAGACCTTGGATTTCATCATCACTACCGGCTACCACCACCAGGGTATCCGTACCACCAGACGAATTTTCGATTTCGAGGATTTGCTTATGCCTCCCCTGGGCGGATCAGTGGGAGCCCTGGGTCCAGTAGCTCAAGCAGTTCAACCTCAGCCCAGAGGGAATTCTCTACTTCACCTTTGTTACGACCCAAAGTGCGAGCCTCCACGATTGAATTCACGAGCAGTGGGAGGTCCAGTCATACGTGTTGTGATGGATCTAATGGACAGAAGAATTGCTGTCAAGTCAGAAGATCTTTGCCACCCCCCCTGCCTTCTATTCCTTCGAATCAGTCTGCGCATTCATCGTG GCAACAATCGCCGAGCTCGGGGACAACAGGGACCTCAACGATTTCATCCTCAGGGGCTGATGGCGAAAGTTCACAGAGTATTGGTATGTACGCTGTGGGAAATACAAACAGCGTTACAACAACTGATAAACCAATAACAACAGTTCCGACTATCTCACCTTCTGTGCCTTCAGCTACGAATGCTGCATCAACAGCAATCAGTACATCAAGCTTGGCTATTACGAGAAGTGTTTCGGCACCAGCAGGACCGCGACCCACTGTTGAGCCATGCAATTCAAGCAGCAGTGCTGGATGTGTTGGGCAGAAGCCACGACTCAAGCGACATATGAGTCGAACGGAGGCGATCAAGAA CTacataaaaaaagaaactgCGACATTCTTCGGTGTCGACGAGGAAACAGAGAGCCTAGAGAGACAAAGATGGCTCGACAGGAGGAGGCGTATGGCCTCTCGAAAGTACGGTGCTCTTCTCCCAGAGCACAAACCGGTGGATCCTGACATCACAAAAGATATCCCAGATTCCACTGAAATACCAGAG AATATTACATTACGGCGATGGCAGCAGCCTGTACGGAGAAAAGACTCGGTCGCACGAATGACGTTGTCAGGGCTTCATTACGTCGTTGAG ACTCTGACACGACAGCGTCCACAGGAGAGATCCGAACCACAGCCGGAATCCCGTAGCTTTCCCCCTAGTGTAATTTCATCATTTCCACCCACCGATGGTATTACCTCCGACAATGATGAGCATAATGCCGTTGGggatgaggaagaggaggCATTCTTTCAACGGCCACCAGCTCCACCACCACCTCCCCCACCGCCTCTACCCTCGGCAACGCCTCATCAGCAGTCTCAAGTTTCCCTTGAATCGGGTATTGGAGATGCTCTCAAGAACGAAGACATGTCTCGCACAGAGGCTGATCATATTGACAGTGGAAGTAGAACTGTGGAATCCACTTCTGGTGGAGGGGAATTTGCCAG ATTTGCATCACCAAAGAAGGAAGGTCCCTGTATAGAAGCCCCCGATCCACGTAGAGTTCGATCAATAGCAAAGGATCATTATACCTCCAG GTCAGGACAGAGTGGACGAATTGATGGCGAGGCAACGAGCCAACAGCAAGATGAAAGCGTAATATTGAGGAGAGACATTACAGGGGGCACTAGGATATCGTCAAGTACTATTGACCGTGTATTTGACAACAGTAATAGGCGACAATATGGCATGGGCATCGTCGGACGATTCTTGGG ACGATCATTTCGTAAAAGTATTGCCCATAAACCCCATGTGAGGAAACAATTGGATGATATTGAGGACCacagaccgtttttcacctATTGGATCACAACGGTTCAAATCCTAGTGATGATTATTTCACTGATTTGTTACGGATTCGGTCCTGTTGGATTCGATATCAAGCATAGATCGGGCTTG GTACTCGTTACAAGTCTTTCATTACAACAAGTTGATTATCAAGAGCCCGCGAATTTCTGGATCGGCCCCAGAGCCGCCGATCTTATCCACCTGGGGGCCAAATTTGCCCCCTGTATGCGAAGAGACTTGAAAATCCTGAAGGAGATCGACGTCTGGCGGGAACGTGAACGAGACACAGCTTGCTGCATCAGAAACGACGACTCTGGCTGTGTGCAATCGAGCAAAGCTGACTGTTCA ATCCGGGGAATGAGATCTACTCTGGCG AATACCATCTCAACATGGAAAAAATGGGTTCCTGGTGACAGTGGTCCTGGAGGTAGAATAAGTGGATCAGTTTGTGGATTAGATccaaaattctgtgatgcacCAGCCAGTATAGCCCCCTACGAATGGCCAGATGACATTACAAAGTGGCCTATCTGTCGTAAAATGAATCCCTTCAGTCAAAGATTCAG AAGCAACAATGGGCATCCCCCGAGCAATAGCAATTTCCCAGTGGGACGTTACAAAGACAAAATGGCTGAGCATATGGTGTGCGAAGTGATTGGACACCCCTGTTGTATCGGTATTCACGGAATGTGCAGAATTACGACAAAAGAGTATTGTGACTTTGTTCATGGTTATTTCCATGAGGAGGCCTCATTATGCTCGCAAGTTGAGTGTCTCCATGATGTGTGCGGGATGATTCCTTTTTTACATCCTGAGTGGCCGGATCAGTTTTATCGTCTGTTCACTACGACCTTTCTTCATGCTGG TATTCTTCATCTGGCAATCACCCTTCTCGTTCAATATTATCTGATGAGAGATCTCGAAAAGTTGACGGGATCTCTGAGGATAGCCCTGATATATTTTACTGGAGCTCTTGCTGGGAATCTTGCGAGTGCCATATTCATTCCATACAGAGCTGAG GTGGGACCAGCAGgtgcccattttgctctcctGGCGACGCTCGTCGTCGAGGTTTTAAACAGCTGGCCAATGTTAAGGCATCCACGAAGAGCCCTTTCAAAGCTCATAATGATCCTGGCGGGTCTGCTGATCCTGGGAATTCTCCCTTGGGTGGACAACTATGCCCACCTCTTCGGCTTCATCTTTGGTTTTCTCGCGGCATATGCCTTAATGCCCTTCATAACCTTCGGCCATTACGACCGCCGAAGAAAGGTCATCCTCATCTGGGTCTGCCTGGCCGTAATACTCAGCCTTTTTGCCCTGTTAATAGCCCTTTTCTACAACATTCCAGTCTATGAGTGCGAAGTCTGCAAGCTCTTCAACTGCATTCCtttcactcgtgatttttGCGCTTCTCAGAATATCAATTTCAAGAGGGAGGAACCCGTATGA